Proteins encoded by one window of Nitrincola iocasae:
- a CDS encoding polyprenyl synthetase family protein, with product MQPHQLNPLIEPQFDAVTDFILNNLGSNVPLVEKMGHYIVESGGKRIRPLLALLSANACGYQGELHIRLAAVIEFIHTATLLHDDVVDNSELRRGNATANAKWGNAPSVLVGDFLYSRSFQIMVEIGRMEIMQVISNATTVIAEGEVLQLLNQRNPDTTEDSYMQVILGKTAMLFEAATECGAILADASSADREAMRLYGRHIGIAFQITDDVMDYLSTAEEMGKNVGDDLAEGKATLPLIRAMQCGTEAERTLIRNAIRQGGLEDLQPVLDIVRNTGAIDYAQATAQQEADKAINAINELADSSFKTTLTELAGLAVARKK from the coding sequence ATGCAGCCACATCAGCTAAATCCACTTATCGAACCTCAGTTCGACGCCGTGACAGATTTCATTCTTAACAACCTGGGTTCTAACGTACCGCTGGTTGAGAAGATGGGCCATTACATTGTCGAAAGTGGCGGTAAACGCATACGCCCACTCTTAGCACTGCTAAGTGCAAATGCGTGTGGTTATCAGGGTGAGCTACATATCCGATTGGCTGCTGTGATTGAATTTATTCATACCGCCACATTACTGCATGATGACGTAGTCGATAATTCCGAACTGCGCCGCGGCAATGCCACAGCCAACGCCAAATGGGGCAATGCACCCAGCGTACTGGTCGGCGACTTCCTCTATTCACGCTCTTTTCAGATTATGGTGGAAATTGGCCGCATGGAAATCATGCAGGTTATCTCCAACGCCACCACAGTAATCGCCGAAGGTGAGGTACTACAGCTCCTCAATCAGCGCAATCCGGATACCACCGAAGACAGCTATATGCAGGTGATTCTGGGCAAAACCGCCATGCTGTTTGAAGCCGCTACTGAATGCGGCGCCATCCTGGCTGATGCCTCATCCGCTGATCGTGAAGCCATGCGTCTATATGGTCGTCATATTGGCATTGCTTTCCAGATTACCGATGACGTGATGGATTACCTGTCTACCGCTGAAGAGATGGGCAAAAACGTTGGCGATGATCTGGCTGAAGGCAAAGCCACTCTGCCGCTGATTCGAGCCATGCAGTGCGGCACTGAGGCGGAGCGCACCCTCATCCGTAATGCCATACGCCAAGGCGGCCTGGAAGATCTGCAGCCAGTACTGGATATTGTCAGAAATACCGGGGCCATCGACTATGCGCAAGCCACTGCACAGCAGGAAGCTGACAAGGCTATCAACGCCATCAACGAGTTAGCAGACTCCTCATTCAAAACAACGTTGACTGAACTGGCAGGCCTGGCCGTTGCGCGTAAAAAATAA
- a CDS encoding DNA-3-methyladenine glycosylase I, whose amino-acid sequence MKKRCGWCSDDPLYIEYHDQEWGVPAHDDRHLFEMLILEGAQAGLSWITILKKRENYRQAFDQFDPVKVAAYMDADVQRLLSNAGIVRNRLKIAAAIKNARGVLQIQQEFGSLDRYLWGFVDYRPVQNCWENLKMVPVQTDASVRMSKDLKKRGFGFVGPTICYAFMQAVGMVNDHEQGCFRHAQVKALASA is encoded by the coding sequence ATGAAAAAACGTTGTGGCTGGTGTAGTGATGATCCGCTCTATATTGAGTATCACGATCAGGAATGGGGTGTGCCTGCGCATGATGATCGCCATCTGTTCGAAATGTTGATACTGGAAGGTGCGCAAGCGGGGCTCAGTTGGATCACAATTCTGAAAAAACGAGAAAACTACCGTCAAGCCTTTGATCAGTTTGATCCTGTGAAGGTCGCCGCTTATATGGATGCGGATGTGCAGCGTTTACTGAGTAATGCTGGCATCGTACGCAATCGTCTTAAAATCGCCGCGGCGATTAAAAATGCCCGAGGCGTTTTGCAGATTCAGCAAGAATTCGGCTCACTGGACCGTTATCTCTGGGGGTTTGTTGATTATCGGCCAGTACAGAATTGCTGGGAAAACCTTAAGATGGTGCCGGTGCAGACGGATGCGTCGGTGCGTATGAGTAAAGATCTTAAAAAACGGGGCTTTGGTTTTGTCGGCCCGACAATTTGTTATGCGTTTATGCAGGCTGTGGGGATGGTGAATGATCATGAGCAAGGGTGTTTTCGTCATGCGCAAGTCAAGGCGTTGGCCTCTGCGTAA
- the rplU gene encoding 50S ribosomal protein L21, whose translation MFAVIVSGGKQYRVQEGQTLKLEKLVAEQGAKVEFDRVLLVSNGDNVTVGAPVVEGAKVSAEVVSHGRGDKVTIIKFRRRKHHMKRQGHRQWFTEVKITGISA comes from the coding sequence ATGTTTGCAGTGATTGTGAGTGGCGGTAAACAGTACCGTGTGCAAGAAGGTCAGACGCTGAAGCTGGAAAAGCTGGTAGCTGAGCAAGGTGCTAAAGTTGAATTCGATCGCGTATTGCTGGTTAGCAATGGCGATAACGTAACTGTCGGTGCGCCGGTGGTTGAAGGTGCTAAGGTCTCTGCTGAGGTTGTTAGTCACGGTCGTGGTGATAAAGTGACTATCATCAAGTTCCGTCGTCGTAAGCACCACATGAAACGTCAGGGCCACCGTCAGTGGTTCACTGAAGTTAAGATTACCGGCATCAGCGCTTAA
- the rpmA gene encoding 50S ribosomal protein L27, whose product MAHKKAGGSTRNGRDSQSKRLGVKRFGGQAVIAGNILVRQRGTKFHAGTNVGLGKDHTLFATADGVVKFVVKGAQKRKYVTVVPA is encoded by the coding sequence ATGGCTCATAAGAAAGCAGGCGGTTCAACTCGCAACGGCCGCGATTCGCAATCCAAACGTCTGGGTGTAAAGCGTTTCGGTGGTCAGGCAGTGATTGCTGGCAATATACTGGTTCGTCAGCGCGGCACTAAGTTCCATGCTGGTACCAACGTCGGTCTGGGTAAAGACCATACACTGTTTGCGACAGCAGACGGAGTTGTTAAGTTTGTTGTGAAAGGTGCTCAGAAGCGTAAGTACGTAACCGTCGTACCTGCCTGA
- the cgtA gene encoding Obg family GTPase CgtA — protein MKFVDEATITVEAGKGGNGCMSFRREKFIPKGGPDGGDGGDGGSVWVEADESLNTLIDYRFTRQYKAPSGEQGRGSNCTGGKGEDLTLKVPVGTTIVDVDTDEVLADLTQIGQREKIAQGGFHGLGNTRYKSSVNRSPRQTTKGSPGELRNLRLELKVLADVGLLGLPNAGKSTFIRGVSAATPKVADYPFTTLIPNLGVVRTDALRSFVVADIPGIIEGAAEGAGLGIRFLKHLARNRVLLHIVDMAPWDETTPAEAAITATKELKRFSQTLAQQPRWLVLNKLDLLPEDEQDAACQAVVDALEWQGPLYRISALNKTGLKPLTHDLQNFLDARKEAISENPELLEQEQETRRIIDLEARENLARLREELRAKREDDDWDDDFDDDDYDVEVEYVR, from the coding sequence ATGAAATTTGTCGATGAAGCAACCATTACCGTAGAAGCGGGTAAAGGCGGAAACGGCTGCATGAGCTTTCGGCGGGAAAAATTCATCCCGAAAGGTGGTCCTGACGGCGGTGATGGCGGTGACGGTGGTTCTGTCTGGGTCGAGGCTGATGAGAGTCTGAATACCCTGATCGATTACCGCTTTACCCGTCAGTACAAAGCGCCCAGTGGCGAACAGGGTCGAGGCTCTAATTGCACTGGGGGCAAGGGTGAGGATCTGACCTTGAAGGTGCCGGTGGGTACCACCATCGTTGATGTGGATACCGATGAGGTATTGGCTGATCTGACACAAATAGGTCAGCGGGAAAAGATTGCCCAGGGTGGTTTTCACGGCCTGGGTAATACCCGTTACAAGAGCAGTGTAAATCGCTCGCCGCGCCAGACAACCAAAGGCTCACCCGGTGAGTTGCGTAACTTGCGTCTGGAGCTGAAGGTACTGGCCGATGTCGGTTTGCTGGGCTTGCCGAATGCAGGTAAATCCACCTTTATCCGTGGTGTCTCTGCGGCCACGCCGAAAGTGGCAGATTATCCGTTTACCACGCTGATTCCGAACCTGGGTGTGGTCAGGACCGATGCGTTGCGTAGTTTTGTGGTCGCTGATATCCCCGGCATTATCGAAGGAGCAGCAGAAGGTGCGGGTTTGGGGATTCGCTTCCTGAAACACCTGGCGCGTAACCGCGTGCTGTTGCATATCGTCGATATGGCACCCTGGGATGAAACCACGCCAGCAGAAGCAGCGATCACTGCAACTAAAGAGCTGAAACGCTTTAGTCAAACTCTGGCGCAGCAACCACGCTGGCTGGTATTGAATAAGCTGGACTTGCTGCCTGAAGATGAGCAGGACGCCGCCTGTCAGGCCGTGGTGGATGCATTGGAGTGGCAGGGTCCGCTGTATCGTATCTCGGCCTTGAATAAAACTGGCCTGAAGCCGCTGACGCATGATCTGCAAAACTTCCTGGACGCACGTAAAGAGGCAATATCTGAAAATCCGGAGTTGCTGGAGCAGGAGCAGGAAACTCGTCGAATCATCGATCTTGAAGCGCGTGAAAATCTGGCCAGATTGCGTGAAGAGCTGCGTGCCAAGCGTGAAGATGATGACTGGGATGATGATTTTGATGACGACGATTACGATGTCGAAGTCGAGTATGTTCGCTGA
- the proB gene encoding glutamate 5-kinase codes for MTGRERLVRRGRWVVKIGSSLLTNDGQGLDQQAIARWVEQLVSLREQGIEVILVSSGAVAEGLSRLGWKTRPNEVFRLQAAAAVGQMGLVQTWEACFWKHGVHTAQVLLTHDDLSNRKRYLNARSTLRTLIELGVVAVVNENDTVVTSEIRFGDNDTLGALVANAVEADALILLTDQSGLFSADPRQDPTAELIGEARAEDERVLAVAGDGGALGRGGMITKVRAARLAARSGAVTVIASGREDNVLRRLFEGEALGTLLTPEREPMAARKQWIAGHLQARGTLMVDAGAVKALTASGRSLLPAGVLRVTGDFSRGEMVMIIDEVGRVIARGLANYGADDASRILGHPTRAIESILGFMGEEELVHRDNMVLA; via the coding sequence ATGACGGGTCGTGAGCGCTTGGTTCGTCGAGGGCGTTGGGTTGTTAAAATTGGCAGCTCACTGTTAACCAATGATGGTCAGGGTTTGGATCAACAGGCAATTGCCCGCTGGGTCGAACAGTTGGTGTCGTTGCGTGAGCAGGGTATCGAAGTCATTCTGGTGTCATCCGGCGCGGTGGCTGAGGGTTTGAGTCGTCTGGGTTGGAAAACCCGACCGAATGAAGTGTTTCGTCTGCAGGCCGCTGCCGCTGTCGGCCAGATGGGTCTGGTACAGACCTGGGAAGCCTGCTTCTGGAAGCATGGCGTGCATACGGCCCAGGTGCTGTTGACGCATGATGACCTGTCTAACCGCAAGCGTTATCTGAATGCGCGTTCCACTCTGCGTACCTTGATTGAGCTGGGCGTGGTGGCGGTCGTCAATGAAAACGATACCGTGGTCACCAGCGAAATCCGTTTCGGTGACAATGATACTCTGGGTGCCCTGGTTGCCAATGCTGTTGAGGCGGATGCGTTGATCCTGCTGACGGATCAATCGGGTCTGTTCAGTGCCGATCCACGTCAGGATCCAACGGCTGAGTTAATTGGTGAGGCACGGGCTGAAGATGAGCGCGTGTTGGCAGTAGCGGGTGATGGTGGTGCGCTGGGTCGTGGTGGCATGATCACCAAGGTGCGTGCAGCGCGCTTGGCGGCACGTTCCGGTGCGGTTACGGTGATCGCCAGTGGTCGCGAAGATAACGTCCTCAGGCGTCTGTTTGAGGGTGAGGCGCTGGGTACCCTGTTGACACCTGAGCGTGAGCCGATGGCTGCCCGCAAACAATGGATTGCCGGGCATCTGCAAGCGCGTGGCACCTTGATGGTGGATGCGGGTGCGGTGAAGGCCTTGACCGCAAGTGGGCGTAGTTTGTTGCCAGCCGGAGTGCTCAGAGTTACCGGTGACTTCTCACGCGGTGAGATGGTGATGATTATTGATGAAGTTGGACGTGTGATAGCTCGTGGTTTGGCAAACTACGGCGCTGATGATGCGTCTCGCATACTGGGTCATCCAACTCGGGCGATAGAGTCGATTCTTGGCTTTATGGGCGAGGAAGAGTTGGTGCATCGCGATAATATGGTGCTGGCCTGA
- the rpsT gene encoding 30S ribosomal protein S20, which translates to MANSAGSRKRARQAEKRRQQNASLRSTARTYLKKIFAAIETGDKAAAEAAFKTAQPVLDSSVNKGIFHKNKIARYKSRLSTKIKALA; encoded by the coding sequence GTGGCTAATTCCGCAGGATCCCGTAAACGTGCTCGCCAGGCGGAGAAGCGTCGTCAGCAAAACGCTAGCCTGCGCTCCACAGCGCGCACTTACCTGAAAAAAATCTTCGCCGCTATTGAAACCGGCGACAAAGCCGCTGCTGAAGCTGCATTCAAAACTGCTCAACCAGTTCTGGACAGCTCCGTCAATAAAGGCATCTTCCACAAGAACAAGATTGCTCGTTACAAGAGCCGCTTGTCTACGAAGATCAAAGCACTGGCTTAA
- the murJ gene encoding murein biosynthesis integral membrane protein MurJ: MEQAETKKAGLLRSSGTVGIMTLLSRVLGLVRDVTIASIFGAGGHADAFFVAFKIPNFLRRLFAEGAFSQAFVPVLSEYRTQRDLQAVQMLVNRVAGTLGMTLLLLTLVAMMAAPVLAAIFAPGFYLAGGERFTLASEMLRITFPYLLLISLTAFCGAILNSYERFAIPAFTPVLLNLCLIGAALWISPMMDPPIMGLAWGVFLAGVMQLLFQLPFLARLRLLPRPTMGWRDEGVRRIMTLMVPALFGVSVAQINLLLDTVLASFLQNGSVSWLYYSDRLVELPLGVFGIAIATVILPALSRNHADKSDKVFSATLDWALRMILLIGLPAALALVVLAEPLIATLFHYGEMQDRDVMMAGMSLKAYALGLLAFMLIKVLATGYFSRQDMKTPVKIAIWAMAANMLFNLILVWPLDHVGLALATSLSAFLNAGMLLLGLLKVGVLRWQPGWGRVWLRTLFANALLLTYLLSLSADTEAWLSAGLWQRVEWLALLVIGGGLIYLAAQWLAGLRLRHLRA; encoded by the coding sequence TTGGAACAGGCAGAGACTAAAAAAGCCGGGTTGCTGAGATCCAGTGGTACGGTTGGTATTATGACCCTGCTTTCACGGGTTTTGGGGTTGGTTCGTGATGTCACTATCGCGTCGATTTTTGGTGCTGGTGGGCATGCAGATGCGTTTTTTGTGGCCTTCAAGATTCCCAATTTTCTGCGTCGTTTGTTTGCCGAAGGGGCGTTTTCTCAGGCATTTGTGCCGGTACTGTCGGAATACCGTACTCAGCGTGACCTGCAAGCGGTGCAGATGTTGGTCAATCGGGTGGCTGGCACTCTGGGGATGACGCTGCTGTTGCTGACACTGGTGGCGATGATGGCGGCACCGGTGCTGGCTGCGATCTTTGCGCCGGGGTTCTATCTTGCCGGGGGAGAGCGCTTTACGCTGGCATCGGAGATGTTGCGCATTACCTTTCCCTATCTGCTGCTGATCTCTCTGACTGCTTTTTGTGGTGCGATTCTTAATAGCTACGAACGCTTTGCTATTCCCGCCTTTACCCCGGTGCTGCTGAATCTGTGTCTTATTGGCGCCGCGCTGTGGATCAGTCCGATGATGGACCCGCCGATCATGGGCTTGGCCTGGGGCGTGTTCCTGGCAGGGGTGATGCAGTTGCTGTTCCAGTTACCCTTTCTGGCTCGTTTGCGTCTGTTGCCACGGCCGACGATGGGTTGGCGTGATGAAGGGGTACGGCGGATCATGACGTTGATGGTGCCGGCCCTGTTCGGTGTGTCAGTGGCACAGATCAACCTGTTGCTCGATACCGTGCTGGCCTCCTTTCTGCAAAATGGCAGTGTGTCCTGGCTGTATTACTCCGACCGGTTGGTGGAATTGCCCCTGGGGGTATTTGGTATTGCGATCGCCACGGTGATTCTGCCCGCGCTGTCACGTAATCATGCTGATAAAAGTGACAAGGTGTTTTCCGCTACGCTGGATTGGGCGTTGCGGATGATCCTGCTGATTGGCTTGCCTGCTGCGCTGGCGTTGGTAGTGCTGGCTGAGCCCCTGATTGCCACCCTGTTTCACTATGGTGAGATGCAGGACAGGGATGTAATGATGGCGGGTATGAGTCTAAAGGCTTATGCGCTGGGCTTGCTGGCCTTCATGTTGATCAAGGTGCTGGCGACTGGTTACTTCTCCCGCCAGGATATGAAAACCCCGGTGAAAATCGCTATCTGGGCGATGGCGGCGAATATGTTGTTCAACCTGATTCTGGTCTGGCCGCTTGATCATGTGGGTCTGGCACTGGCGACCTCGCTGTCGGCCTTTTTGAATGCGGGGATGTTGTTATTAGGTTTGCTCAAGGTTGGTGTGTTGCGCTGGCAGCCGGGGTGGGGGCGTGTATGGCTGCGTACGCTGTTCGCCAATGCGCTTCTGCTGACTTACCTGCTGAGCCTCAGTGCTGACACTGAAGCCTGGTTAAGTGCTGGTTTATGGCAGCGGGTTGAATGGCTGGCGCTGCTGGTAATTGGCGGTGGTTTGATCTATCTGGCGGCCCAGTGGCTTGCCGGGTTGCGCTTACGTCATCTGCGGGCCTGA
- the ribF gene encoding bifunctional riboflavin kinase/FAD synthetase, with amino-acid sequence MELIRGLHNLRDKHRGCVATIGNFDGVHLGHQKVLQQVKQKAAEMGLPSVVIIFEPQPREFFAGSDAPPRLTRFDEKVRLLRDQGIDRVLCLTFNARLRSMSAQAFVDELLLNGLHVRHFVVGDDFRFGCDRTGDYAMLEATGAAHDFSVENTHTYLINEQRVSSTLVRETLMRGDFELAEQLLGRPYRVTGRVQHGNKLGRQLGVPTANVRMHRFRCPLQGVYTVRARFCGHDLEAICNVGVRPTINGRLPVLEVHLFDWDQDLYGQLMQVEFLHFLRPEKRFDGLDALKTQIFSDIETARLWFADSTGQNSLAEVN; translated from the coding sequence ATGGAACTGATCCGAGGCTTACATAATCTGCGCGACAAACACCGAGGCTGTGTGGCCACCATTGGTAATTTCGATGGCGTACACCTGGGTCACCAGAAAGTGCTGCAACAGGTCAAGCAGAAAGCGGCTGAAATGGGCCTGCCGAGTGTCGTAATTATCTTTGAACCTCAGCCGCGGGAGTTCTTTGCTGGCAGTGATGCACCGCCACGGCTGACGCGCTTTGATGAAAAGGTGCGGCTGTTGCGGGATCAGGGTATTGACCGGGTACTGTGTCTGACATTCAACGCCCGTTTGCGCAGTATGTCGGCGCAGGCGTTTGTCGATGAATTACTGCTCAATGGCCTGCATGTGCGGCACTTTGTTGTCGGTGATGATTTTCGCTTCGGTTGTGACCGCACTGGTGATTATGCCATGCTGGAAGCCACCGGAGCCGCGCATGATTTTTCGGTAGAGAATACGCATACCTACCTGATTAACGAACAGCGAGTGAGCAGTACGCTGGTCAGAGAAACACTGATGCGCGGTGACTTTGAACTGGCCGAACAACTGCTGGGACGCCCCTACCGTGTGACCGGGCGGGTGCAGCATGGCAATAAACTCGGTCGTCAGTTGGGCGTGCCTACCGCCAATGTGCGTATGCACCGCTTCCGGTGCCCGTTACAGGGTGTCTACACGGTACGGGCCCGCTTTTGCGGGCATGACCTCGAGGCTATCTGTAATGTCGGTGTCAGACCGACGATTAATGGCCGCTTGCCGGTTTTGGAAGTACACCTGTTCGATTGGGATCAGGATCTCTACGGGCAGTTGATGCAGGTCGAGTTTCTGCATTTTTTACGTCCCGAAAAGCGCTTTGATGGACTTGATGCGTTAAAAACACAGATTTTTTCAGATATTGAAACGGCCCGTCTCTGGTTTGCTGACAGCACCGGGCAGAATTCACTTGCGGAAGTTAACTGA
- the ileS gene encoding isoleucine--tRNA ligase, with product MTDYKHTLNLPETEFPMRGNLPQREPARLARWAEIDLYARLREEGQGRRKFILHDGPPYANGSIHIGHAVNKVIKDMIVKAKTLSGFDAPYIPGWDCHGLPIEHKVETTIGRAGDKVPFREFRQQCRDYATKQIKGQKDDFIRLGVIGDWDKPYLTMNAETEANIVRSLGKIIENGHLVKGYKPVYWSVVGQSALAEAEVEYQEKTSIAIDVRMTVADESAVLALFNTTAGEGPVSIVIWTTTPWTIPANQAVSLHAELNYALVETAINHGKERLIVAAEMVDTIMARWGIQQYQVLAECSGKALEGQLLQHPVFDRQVPVILGDHVTTEAGTGAVHTAPDHGMEDFIVGQEYGLDTLNLVQANGTYSDAAGEFAGVHVYKADEPVCDALEREHKLVHMKKFQHSYPHCWRTKTPLIYRATPQWFISMDDKNLRADALEAIKGVQWFPGWGQARIEAMFEQSPDWCISRQRTWGVPITLFTHKQTGELHPRTQELIEAVALRIEKDGIDAWFELDAAELLGEEAADYDKVTDTLDVWFDSGTTHNSVLRTREELQFPADMYLEGSDQHRGWFQSSLKTSIAINGVAPYKQVLTHGFVVDEKGYKMSKSLGNVIAPQEVTDSMGADILRLWVSATDYSGEMAVSKQILQRTADAYRRIRNTSRFLLANLTGFDPAKDLVEPDQMLALDRWAVDAAWRLQQKIIAAYDDYRFLDVYQAVHNFCVQELGGFYLDIIKDRQYTTQADSLARRSCQSALYHIAEALTRWIAPILTFTAEEIYEVLPGSRRDSVLLSNWYEGLFTLSADDELGDAYWRRIMSIKDAVNKCLEDARGEKLVKASLAAEAILYVSDSIQTDLERLGDELRFVLITSAVTLKPLAEGAEARETSVDGLKVTVAASEHPKCARCWHHRADVGEHAEHEEICGRCVDNVSGSGEQRYYA from the coding sequence ATGACCGATTACAAACACACTCTGAATCTGCCGGAAACCGAGTTTCCGATGCGCGGTAATCTGCCACAGCGTGAACCAGCTCGTCTGGCGCGCTGGGCTGAGATCGATCTTTACGCACGTCTGCGTGAAGAAGGGCAGGGTCGTCGCAAATTTATTTTGCATGATGGCCCTCCTTACGCCAACGGCAGTATTCATATTGGTCATGCGGTTAACAAAGTGATCAAGGACATGATTGTCAAAGCGAAAACCCTGAGTGGTTTTGATGCACCCTATATCCCTGGCTGGGACTGTCATGGTTTGCCGATTGAGCACAAGGTGGAAACCACCATCGGTCGTGCCGGTGACAAGGTGCCCTTCCGCGAATTTCGTCAGCAGTGCCGTGATTACGCGACCAAGCAGATCAAGGGGCAAAAAGACGATTTTATCCGCCTGGGCGTGATTGGTGACTGGGATAAGCCTTACCTGACCATGAATGCCGAAACTGAAGCCAATATCGTGCGTTCACTGGGCAAGATCATTGAAAACGGTCATCTGGTGAAGGGCTACAAGCCAGTCTACTGGAGCGTGGTCGGTCAGTCGGCTTTGGCGGAAGCTGAAGTCGAGTATCAGGAAAAAACCTCTATCGCCATCGATGTGCGCATGACCGTAGCGGATGAAAGCGCCGTGCTGGCTCTGTTCAATACCACGGCGGGCGAAGGTCCTGTGTCCATTGTGATCTGGACCACCACCCCTTGGACCATCCCGGCCAATCAGGCGGTATCGCTGCATGCCGAGTTGAATTACGCCCTGGTTGAAACCGCGATCAATCACGGTAAAGAGCGCCTGATCGTTGCGGCTGAGATGGTTGACACTATCATGGCACGCTGGGGTATTCAGCAGTACCAGGTACTGGCAGAGTGTAGTGGTAAAGCGCTGGAAGGTCAGTTGTTGCAGCATCCGGTGTTTGACCGCCAGGTACCGGTGATCCTCGGTGATCACGTGACTACTGAAGCGGGTACGGGTGCGGTGCACACCGCGCCGGATCATGGTATGGAAGACTTTATCGTGGGCCAGGAATATGGTCTGGACACGCTGAATCTGGTGCAGGCCAACGGTACTTACAGTGATGCGGCTGGCGAATTTGCTGGCGTGCATGTTTACAAGGCCGATGAGCCTGTCTGTGATGCCCTGGAACGTGAACACAAACTGGTACACATGAAAAAATTCCAGCATAGCTATCCGCACTGCTGGCGCACCAAAACTCCGCTGATTTACCGCGCCACGCCGCAGTGGTTTATCTCTATGGATGATAAAAACCTGCGTGCCGATGCGCTTGAAGCGATCAAAGGGGTGCAGTGGTTCCCTGGTTGGGGTCAGGCACGTATCGAAGCCATGTTTGAGCAGAGCCCGGACTGGTGTATATCGCGTCAGCGTACCTGGGGGGTGCCGATTACGCTGTTCACTCATAAGCAGACCGGCGAGCTGCATCCGCGTACTCAGGAGCTGATTGAAGCCGTAGCGCTGCGTATCGAAAAAGACGGTATCGATGCCTGGTTTGAGCTGGATGCCGCCGAATTGTTGGGCGAAGAAGCAGCTGATTACGATAAAGTCACCGACACTCTGGATGTCTGGTTTGATTCAGGCACCACACATAATTCAGTGTTGCGCACCCGTGAAGAGCTGCAGTTCCCGGCCGATATGTATCTGGAAGGTTCCGATCAGCACCGTGGCTGGTTCCAGTCATCGCTGAAAACTTCTATCGCTATCAACGGTGTGGCCCCTTACAAACAGGTACTGACGCACGGCTTTGTGGTGGATGAGAAGGGCTATAAAATGTCCAAGTCCCTGGGCAATGTCATTGCGCCACAAGAGGTGACCGACAGCATGGGCGCCGATATTCTGCGCCTGTGGGTGTCAGCCACTGACTATTCAGGTGAGATGGCGGTATCCAAACAGATACTGCAGCGTACTGCCGATGCCTATCGACGTATCCGCAACACCTCACGCTTTTTGTTGGCAAACCTGACGGGTTTTGATCCGGCCAAAGACCTGGTTGAACCGGACCAGATGCTGGCACTGGATCGCTGGGCCGTGGATGCTGCCTGGCGTCTGCAGCAGAAAATCATTGCTGCCTATGATGACTACCGCTTCCTGGATGTCTATCAGGCTGTGCATAATTTCTGTGTGCAGGAACTGGGTGGTTTCTATCTGGATATCATCAAAGATCGCCAGTACACCACCCAGGCAGATAGCCTGGCACGACGCTCCTGCCAGAGCGCGCTGTACCATATTGCCGAAGCGTTGACCCGCTGGATCGCACCGATTCTGACCTTCACCGCTGAAGAGATCTACGAAGTGCTGCCAGGCAGCCGTCGTGACAGTGTGTTGCTGAGCAACTGGTATGAAGGCTTGTTTACCCTGTCGGCAGATGATGAACTGGGCGATGCCTACTGGCGCCGTATCATGTCGATCAAAGATGCGGTGAACAAGTGTCTGGAAGATGCCCGTGGCGAAAAACTGGTCAAGGCTTCTCTGGCAGCCGAAGCGATACTCTATGTCAGTGATAGCATTCAAACCGATCTGGAGCGTCTGGGTGATGAGCTACGCTTTGTCCTGATCACCTCCGCGGTCACGCTGAAGCCACTGGCTGAAGGTGCTGAGGCAAGAGAAACCTCTGTGGACGGTCTGAAAGTCACCGTCGCCGCTTCGGAGCATCCCAAGTGTGCACGTTGCTGGCATCACCGCGCTGATGTTGGCGAACATGCGGAACATGAAGAAATTTGCGGTCGTTGTGTAGACAACGTCAGCGGTAGTGGTGAACAACGCTACTATGCCTGA
- the lspA gene encoding signal peptidase II: MPDSQTHTPSSAWRWLGLTLLVVVLDLGSKWLATEMLVYASPVPLLPFFDLTLLHNPGAAFSFLAGAGGWQRWFFVGISLLVCILLVVWLMRTPPQQWWMRLALALILGGALGNLYDRILHGYVVDFISLHYGGWYYPAFNLADSAITVGAAILIIDMLFISGRADKPTR, translated from the coding sequence ATGCCTGACAGTCAGACACATACCCCGTCCAGTGCCTGGCGCTGGCTGGGGCTTACCCTGCTGGTAGTAGTATTGGACCTGGGTAGCAAGTGGCTGGCAACAGAGATGCTGGTGTATGCCAGCCCAGTCCCTCTGCTGCCGTTTTTTGATCTCACCCTGCTGCACAACCCCGGCGCGGCCTTCAGCTTTTTGGCGGGAGCCGGTGGCTGGCAGCGCTGGTTCTTTGTTGGCATTTCCCTGCTGGTCTGTATCCTGCTGGTAGTCTGGCTGATGCGTACACCCCCGCAGCAGTGGTGGATGCGCCTGGCATTGGCACTGATTTTGGGAGGTGCTCTAGGTAACCTCTATGACCGTATCCTGCATGGATATGTAGTTGATTTTATTTCATTGCATTATGGTGGCTGGTATTATCCGGCATTCAATCTGGCTGACAGCGCCATTACTGTCGGAGCCGCCATATTGATTATCGACATGCTGTTTATCTCAGGTCGTGCTGATAAGCCGACCCGATAA